A DNA window from Lycium ferocissimum isolate CSIRO_LF1 unplaced genomic scaffold, AGI_CSIRO_Lferr_CH_V1 ctg15540, whole genome shotgun sequence contains the following coding sequences:
- the LOC132042477 gene encoding putative F-box protein At1g46840 yields MTMKLNDDLVVEIISHLPLKLAIQCKLISKNFNRWISNPKFSQTLFQHDQKVWTLAFASTSHGVSRDFQKIFRNLIIPNIHHQTSLFRFSVVAACKGLLLLVFHEVGTFCVFNPITRAHQLIPYPKHYEHRRIGDAGLFVDYPTSDQYKLVTVDWLDEGKGYNFQVLSSKERSGLWREVQFRMTPGSNIKPTCVPDSLHWLTSGNRVLAFDAKREEATILDPPEFLNIHNNIHNKSRKKAAEVRKKACSYLQAGADIGSSTRKLRETLFFNEEYGIPGVTYSFKPSLAPVHETLSRTVDAKHLPGCAP; encoded by the exons ATGACTATGAAATTGAATGATGATTTAGTTGTGGAGATCATCTCTCACCTGCCTTTGAAGCTTGCGATTCAATGTAAACTTATAAGCAAGAACTTTAATCGTTGGATTTCTAATCCTAAATTTTCTCAAACTTTGTTCCAACATGATCAAAAGGTCTGGACACTAGCCTTCGCTTCTACATCACATGGCGTATCCCGTGACTTCCAGAAAATCTTCAGAAACCTTATTATCCCAAACATTCACCATCAGACTTCACTCTTTAGATTTTCAGTTGTGGCCGCATGCAAGGGTCTGCTTCTCCTAGTCTTTCATGAAGTTGGGACTTTCTGCGTGTTCAATCCTATAACCAGAGCCCATCAGTTGATACCATACCCGAAGCACTATGAGCATAGGAGAATTGGTGATGCAGGCTTATTTGTTGATTACCCTACTTCAGATCAATATAAATTGGTAACCGTTGATTGGCTGGATGAAGGAAAAGGGTATAATTTTCAGGTACTTTCATCGAAAGAGAGATCTGGATTGTGGCGTGAAGTCCAATTCAGAATGACGCCGGGCAGCAATATTAAACCTACTTGTGTGCCCGATTCTTTGCATTGGCTCACATCTGGTAACCGTGTCCTTGCTTTTGATGCAAAGAGAGAAGAAGCTACAATTCTTGACCCTCCTGAGTTCCTCAATATtcacaataatattcataataaATCCAGAAAGAAGGCCGCAGAAGTTAGGAAGAAGGCTTGTTCGTACCTACAAGCAGGGGCGGATATTGGGAGTTCCACCCGCAAGCTTCGCGAAACCCTAT TTTTTAACGAAGAGTATGGAATTCCTGGGGTCACGTATTCCTTCAAACCATCGTTAGCCCCCGTCCATGAGACACTCTCCAGAACAGTTGATGCTAAACATCTGCCAG GTTGTGCACCATAG